From the genome of Impatiens glandulifera chromosome 9, dImpGla2.1, whole genome shotgun sequence, one region includes:
- the LOC124914722 gene encoding protein SCAR1-like isoform X1, with protein sequence MPLVRFQVRNEYGLGKQELYKDVDRDDPKYVLEGVTVAGLVGILRQLGDLAKFAAEVFHGLQEQVMVTASRNKQLMTRAQRVEAALSPPEKAIWSQKKHLHFAYTSGSQWHTRVKNEQNLLIYDDLPQFVTDSYEECREPPCLQLLDRFDPGGTGSCLKRYSDPTFFQRASGISFETSVGKASKDRKARRRKCKESILNLQKERACQNNGEASNSCPSIPDQYPRSKFASLDVDDQDISTFSLVKSSELEDRSNSFDSGLGSGYIECDLHPTFTINPQEHGPVELSISGVEMQHNDMFDSNSLDEQTLAADGDFAEHNSSAGSSGLRSSCVTWDEKTEITAHKAETQDSEPSHLRSKYNTDFQFHNGEDRKGLTFAHVNEPRDIEIQLDNNVDALNTVECESESDLDCQSKRELEHSSTQCLHDKVAGEMHEVSAPNRLNSESGSTSYQPKSNSPDTDIFELPRVKESPQVDEQSQIIDLSKNSILHDRDVEVHDKDKSFVECKEKSVHILESSCEIVNPQGDYSSVQFRSGSLDLSCSNTRDDLLTPINDKILSTSNEPQQVPARVSSSQSVQFWTNGGLLGLEPSKPPVFSKDNSLGQDVVGPLNQDIICMNDGDMAKSQRFAPTALDINRRISRFSTEEHGHENNNGHEQIGSKLLNTTDAGALPTDSSQGNGENAQQVVGLANILLSNSFQQKVLALHHEKSKTSTTANIGLPVFAEHCTKKISGQNINDLFGDGSQENNSPPSSPPIQHMKKISFQTSIGSEISKLKLKLPDGNQFHDNGSGDMLLPIFQLVPEPGTSHNDNSLDSDDDTFCRSSPNDSDDCNNHRYESNSEQWGSDTASQNKDNELYDVLGRISLTEESISISLDSDQNPNIEICEEHLGFMHSLDLPRFNTLNPLFEQDTESSKEPTPIHPLVVAACDET encoded by the exons ATGCCTCTGGTTCGTTTCCAGGTGAGGAATGAGTACGGCTTGGGGAAGCAGGAGCTGTACAAGGATGTAGATAGAGACGATCCAAAATATGTGCTCGAAGGCGTTACGGTGGCTGGACTTGTGGGGATCTTGCGCCAATTAGGCGATCTTGCTAA ATTTGCTGCAGAAGTCTTTCATGGACTACAAGAACAGGTGATGGTCACTGCCTCTAGGAACAAGCAGTTAATGACTCGTGCACAGCGCGTTGAAGCTGCACTTTCTCCACCTGAGAAGGCAATATGGTCCCAAAAGAAACACTTGCATTTTGCTTACACCTCTG GTTCTCAATGGCATACTCGTGTAAAAAATGAGCAAAATCTCTTAATATATGATGACTTGCCGCAATTCGTCACCGATTCTTATGAAGAATGTCGTGAGCCTCCATGCCTGCAGTTGCTTGATAG ATTTGATCCTGGAGGCACAGGGTCTTGCTTAAAGAGGTATTCAGATCCTACCTTCTTTCAGAGAGCATCGGGTATTTCTTTTGAAACAAGTGTCGGGAAAGCTTCAAAGGATAGGAAAGCCCGAAGGAGGAAG TGTAAGGAGTCCATATTAAACCTACAGAAAGAGAGGGCATGTCAGAATAATGGGGAAGCCTCTAACAGCTGCCCATCAATACCTGATCAATATCCCAG AAGTAAATTTGCTTCCCTAGATGTTGATGATCAAGATATCTCTACATTTAGTTTAGTGAAGAGCTCCGAGTTGGAAGACCGGTCCAATTCTTTTGATTCAGGACTTGGGTCGGGATACATTGAATGTGATCTTCATCCAACCTTCACCATTAACCCCCAAGAACATGGTCCTGTTGAGCTCTCTATATCCGGTGTAGAAATGCAACATAATGACATGTTTGATTCAAATTCTCTCGATGAACAAACCTTGGCTGCAGATGGTGATTTTGCAGAACATAACTCGTCTGCGGGAAGTTCTGGTCTCCGATCATCATGTGTTACTTGGGATGAAAAAACAGAAATAACAGCGCACAAAGCAGAAACTCAGGATTCAGAACCTTCACATTTGAGGAGTAAATATAATACCGACTTTCAGTTTCATAATGGAGAAGATAGAAAGGGGCTAACCTTCGCTCATGTCAACGAACCTCGCGACATTGAAATTCAACTAGATAACAACGTGGATGCGCTTAACACTGTTGAATGCGAGTCTGAATCTGATTTAGATTGTCAATCAAAAAGAGAATTGGAACATTCTTCTACTCAGTGTCTTCATGACAAAGTAGCAGGTGAAATGCATGAAGTATCAGCACCTAATCGGTTGAACTCTGAATCTGGTTCCACATCCTATCAACCAAAATCTAATTCACCTGACACTGACATTTTCGAGTTGCCTCGCGTAAAAGAGTCGCCTCAAGTGGATGAACAATCTCAGATAATAGATTTGAGCAAAAATAGTATCCTCCATGATCGAGATGTCGAAGTTCATGACAAGGACAAATCATTTGTTGAATGTAAAGAGAAAAGTGTCCATATATTGGAAAGCTCCTGTGAGATTGTCAATCCTCAAGGTGATTATTCCAGTGTTCAATTTAGATCTGGTAGCTTGGATTTATCATGCTCTAACACTAGAGATGATCTGCTAACCCCGATAAACGATAAGATCTTGAGCACTTCTAACGAGCCTCAGCAAGTTCCGGCAAGAGTTTCTAGCTCACAGTCTGTTCAGTTTTGGACAAATGGGGGCTTGCTGGGACTGGAACCATCTAAACCTCCAGTTTTCAGTAAGGATAATTCACTTGGTCAAGATGTTGTTGGTCCATTAAACCAGGATATAATCTGTATGAATGATGGAGATATGGCAAAGTCTCAGAGATTCGCACCAACTGCTTTGGACATTAATAGGAGAATTTCCAGATTCTCGACCGAGGAACATGGACATGAAAATAACAATGGGCATGAACAGATCGGGAGTAAACTGTTGAATACTACTGATGCTGGAGCTTTACCTACTGATTCCAGTCAGGGGAATGGTGAAAATGCTCAGCAGGTGGTTGGACTTGCTAATATATTGCTTTCAAATAGTTTCCAGCAGAAAGTATTAGCTTTGCATCATGAGAAGTCTAAAACCTCAACTACCGCTAATATTGGACTTCCAGTGTTCGCCGAACACTGTACGAAGAAGATCTCTGGTCAAAATATCAATGACTTATTTGGAGACGGGTCACAAGAAAATAATTCACCTCCCTCTTCCCCTCCAATTCAACatatgaagaagatatcttttCAGACTTCAATTGGTTCTGAGATTTCAAAGCTAAAACTGAAACTTCCTGATGGGAATCAGTTTCATGACAATGGAAGTGGTGATATGTTGTTGCCTATTTTTCAGTTGGTCCCAGAGCCTGGAACTTCTCATAATGACAACAGTTTGGACTCTGATGATGACACATTCTGTAGATCATCTCCTAACGATTCAGATGATTGCAACAATCATCGCTATGAGTCAAATTCTGAGCAGTGGGGATCTGACACTGCTAGTCAAAACAAGGACAATGAGTTATATGATGTTTTAGGAAGAATCTCCTTAACAGAAGAATCCATATCAATTTCTCTGGATTCTGATCAAAATCCAAATATTGAAATTTGTGAGGAACATTTGGGGTTCATGCATTCACTCGATCTTCCACGCTTCAACACATTGAATCCTTTATTTGAGCAAGATACAGAGTCTAGTAAAGAGCCTACGCCAATACATCCCCTCGTGGTAGCTGCATGCGATGAAACCTAA
- the LOC124914722 gene encoding protein SCAR1-like isoform X2 → MVPKETLAFCLHLCYSAGSQWHTRVKNEQNLLIYDDLPQFVTDSYEECREPPCLQLLDRFDPGGTGSCLKRYSDPTFFQRASGISFETSVGKASKDRKARRRKCKESILNLQKERACQNNGEASNSCPSIPDQYPRSKFASLDVDDQDISTFSLVKSSELEDRSNSFDSGLGSGYIECDLHPTFTINPQEHGPVELSISGVEMQHNDMFDSNSLDEQTLAADGDFAEHNSSAGSSGLRSSCVTWDEKTEITAHKAETQDSEPSHLRSKYNTDFQFHNGEDRKGLTFAHVNEPRDIEIQLDNNVDALNTVECESESDLDCQSKRELEHSSTQCLHDKVAGEMHEVSAPNRLNSESGSTSYQPKSNSPDTDIFELPRVKESPQVDEQSQIIDLSKNSILHDRDVEVHDKDKSFVECKEKSVHILESSCEIVNPQGDYSSVQFRSGSLDLSCSNTRDDLLTPINDKILSTSNEPQQVPARVSSSQSVQFWTNGGLLGLEPSKPPVFSKDNSLGQDVVGPLNQDIICMNDGDMAKSQRFAPTALDINRRISRFSTEEHGHENNNGHEQIGSKLLNTTDAGALPTDSSQGNGENAQQVVGLANILLSNSFQQKVLALHHEKSKTSTTANIGLPVFAEHCTKKISGQNINDLFGDGSQENNSPPSSPPIQHMKKISFQTSIGSEISKLKLKLPDGNQFHDNGSGDMLLPIFQLVPEPGTSHNDNSLDSDDDTFCRSSPNDSDDCNNHRYESNSEQWGSDTASQNKDNELYDVLGRISLTEESISISLDSDQNPNIEICEEHLGFMHSLDLPRFNTLNPLFEQDTESSKEPTPIHPLVVAACDET, encoded by the exons ATGGTCCCAAAAGAAACACTTGCATTTTGCTTACACCTCTG TTATTCTGCAGGTTCTCAATGGCATACTCGTGTAAAAAATGAGCAAAATCTCTTAATATATGATGACTTGCCGCAATTCGTCACCGATTCTTATGAAGAATGTCGTGAGCCTCCATGCCTGCAGTTGCTTGATAG ATTTGATCCTGGAGGCACAGGGTCTTGCTTAAAGAGGTATTCAGATCCTACCTTCTTTCAGAGAGCATCGGGTATTTCTTTTGAAACAAGTGTCGGGAAAGCTTCAAAGGATAGGAAAGCCCGAAGGAGGAAG TGTAAGGAGTCCATATTAAACCTACAGAAAGAGAGGGCATGTCAGAATAATGGGGAAGCCTCTAACAGCTGCCCATCAATACCTGATCAATATCCCAG AAGTAAATTTGCTTCCCTAGATGTTGATGATCAAGATATCTCTACATTTAGTTTAGTGAAGAGCTCCGAGTTGGAAGACCGGTCCAATTCTTTTGATTCAGGACTTGGGTCGGGATACATTGAATGTGATCTTCATCCAACCTTCACCATTAACCCCCAAGAACATGGTCCTGTTGAGCTCTCTATATCCGGTGTAGAAATGCAACATAATGACATGTTTGATTCAAATTCTCTCGATGAACAAACCTTGGCTGCAGATGGTGATTTTGCAGAACATAACTCGTCTGCGGGAAGTTCTGGTCTCCGATCATCATGTGTTACTTGGGATGAAAAAACAGAAATAACAGCGCACAAAGCAGAAACTCAGGATTCAGAACCTTCACATTTGAGGAGTAAATATAATACCGACTTTCAGTTTCATAATGGAGAAGATAGAAAGGGGCTAACCTTCGCTCATGTCAACGAACCTCGCGACATTGAAATTCAACTAGATAACAACGTGGATGCGCTTAACACTGTTGAATGCGAGTCTGAATCTGATTTAGATTGTCAATCAAAAAGAGAATTGGAACATTCTTCTACTCAGTGTCTTCATGACAAAGTAGCAGGTGAAATGCATGAAGTATCAGCACCTAATCGGTTGAACTCTGAATCTGGTTCCACATCCTATCAACCAAAATCTAATTCACCTGACACTGACATTTTCGAGTTGCCTCGCGTAAAAGAGTCGCCTCAAGTGGATGAACAATCTCAGATAATAGATTTGAGCAAAAATAGTATCCTCCATGATCGAGATGTCGAAGTTCATGACAAGGACAAATCATTTGTTGAATGTAAAGAGAAAAGTGTCCATATATTGGAAAGCTCCTGTGAGATTGTCAATCCTCAAGGTGATTATTCCAGTGTTCAATTTAGATCTGGTAGCTTGGATTTATCATGCTCTAACACTAGAGATGATCTGCTAACCCCGATAAACGATAAGATCTTGAGCACTTCTAACGAGCCTCAGCAAGTTCCGGCAAGAGTTTCTAGCTCACAGTCTGTTCAGTTTTGGACAAATGGGGGCTTGCTGGGACTGGAACCATCTAAACCTCCAGTTTTCAGTAAGGATAATTCACTTGGTCAAGATGTTGTTGGTCCATTAAACCAGGATATAATCTGTATGAATGATGGAGATATGGCAAAGTCTCAGAGATTCGCACCAACTGCTTTGGACATTAATAGGAGAATTTCCAGATTCTCGACCGAGGAACATGGACATGAAAATAACAATGGGCATGAACAGATCGGGAGTAAACTGTTGAATACTACTGATGCTGGAGCTTTACCTACTGATTCCAGTCAGGGGAATGGTGAAAATGCTCAGCAGGTGGTTGGACTTGCTAATATATTGCTTTCAAATAGTTTCCAGCAGAAAGTATTAGCTTTGCATCATGAGAAGTCTAAAACCTCAACTACCGCTAATATTGGACTTCCAGTGTTCGCCGAACACTGTACGAAGAAGATCTCTGGTCAAAATATCAATGACTTATTTGGAGACGGGTCACAAGAAAATAATTCACCTCCCTCTTCCCCTCCAATTCAACatatgaagaagatatcttttCAGACTTCAATTGGTTCTGAGATTTCAAAGCTAAAACTGAAACTTCCTGATGGGAATCAGTTTCATGACAATGGAAGTGGTGATATGTTGTTGCCTATTTTTCAGTTGGTCCCAGAGCCTGGAACTTCTCATAATGACAACAGTTTGGACTCTGATGATGACACATTCTGTAGATCATCTCCTAACGATTCAGATGATTGCAACAATCATCGCTATGAGTCAAATTCTGAGCAGTGGGGATCTGACACTGCTAGTCAAAACAAGGACAATGAGTTATATGATGTTTTAGGAAGAATCTCCTTAACAGAAGAATCCATATCAATTTCTCTGGATTCTGATCAAAATCCAAATATTGAAATTTGTGAGGAACATTTGGGGTTCATGCATTCACTCGATCTTCCACGCTTCAACACATTGAATCCTTTATTTGAGCAAGATACAGAGTCTAGTAAAGAGCCTACGCCAATACATCCCCTCGTGGTAGCTGCATGCGATGAAACCTAA
- the LOC124914725 gene encoding dof zinc finger protein DOF1.5, whose product MMKMDCHESQGIKLFGATIAIQIVEKQEQKQEMIKSSSSSDDHESPAAAAAVAVDEKNSRPEKVIACPRCKSMETKFCYFNNYNVNQPRHFCKGCQRYWTAGGALRNVPIGAGRRKLKPNPPDSAAGFSENCLYVDASKIQALDFNQGMALQDQWRSMAATHGGFQHGFPAKRRRNTLDGQNC is encoded by the coding sequence ATGATGAAGATGGATTGCCATGAATCCCAAGGAATCAAGCTATTTGGTGCAACTATTGCCATCCAAATAGTCGAGAAACAAGAGCAAAAACAAGAAATGATCAAATCTTCATCCTCCTCCGATGATCATGAATcgccggcggcggcggcggcggttgCGGTGGATGAAAAGAACAGCCGGCCAGAGAAAGTGATAGCTTGTCCTAGATGCAAAAGTATGGAGACTAAATTCTGTTACTTCAACAATTACAACGTTAATCAACCAAGACACTTTTGCAAAGGATGCCAACGTTATTGGACTGCCGGCGGTGCACTTCGTAACGTACCCATCGGAGCCGGTCGTCGGAAATTGAAACCCAACCCACCTGATTCCGCCGCCGGATTCTCCGAAAACTGTCTTTACGTGGATGCTTCCAAAATACAAGCTCTCGACTTTAATCAAGGGATGGCGTTGCAAGACCAGTGGCGGTCCATGGCGGCGACGCATGGCGGTTTTCAGCATGGTTTTCCGGCCAAGAGGCGGAGGAACACTTTGGATGGTCAAAATTGCTGA
- the LOC124914724 gene encoding 14-3-3-like protein B codes for MASSKERDNLVYIAKLAEQAERYDEMVDAMKNIAKLDLELTIEERNLLSVGYKNVVGSRRASWRILSSIEQKEEAKGNEINAKRIKEYRHKVESELSNICSDIMIVIDEHLIPSCSTGESSVFFYKMKGDYYRYLAEFKVGEDKKEAGDKSLQAYQSATTAAESDLSPTHPIRLGLALNFSVFYYEIMNSPERACHLAKQAFDEAIAELDTLSEESYKDSTLIMQLLRDNLTLWNSDITEDGEEGHKGNGNSKPDEED; via the exons ATGGCTTCCTCAAAAGAACGTGATAACCTCGTCTACATAGCCAAGCTTGCTGAACAAGCCGAGCGCTACGATG AAATGGTGGATGCAATGAAGAACATTGCCAAGCTAGATTTGGAATTAACTATTGAGGAGAGAAATTTGCTATCCGTAGGATACAAGAACGTGGTTGGATCTCGGAGAGCTTCCTGGCGTATTCTTTCTTCGATCGAGCAGAAGGAGGAAGCAAAAGGCAACGAGATCAATGCCAAACGGATCAAGGAATACAGGCACAAAGTAGAATCAGAACTTTCCAACATTTGCAGTGATATCATGATTGTCATCGATGAGCATCTGATTCCTTCCTGTAGCACTGGTGAATCATCAGTCTTCTTCTATAAGAT GAAAGGCGACTACTACCGCTATTTGGCCGAGTTTAAGGTTGGCGAGGATAAGAAAGAGGCTGGTGATAAGTCACTCCAGGCATATCAG TCTGCTACCACAGCAGCCGAGTCTGATCTGTCTCCTACTCATCCTATACGATTGGGTTTGGCTTTGAATTTCTCTGTTTTCTACTATGAGATCATGAATTCTCCTGAAAG AGCCTGTCACCTGGCAAAACAAGCTTTTGATGAAGCTATTGCTGAATTGGATACTCTGAGCGAGGAATCTTACAAAGATAGTACACTAATCATGCAACTCTTGCGAGATAATCTTACGCTATGGAACTCCGACATCACAGAGGATGGAG AAGAAGGGCACAAGGGTAATGGCAACTCTAAACCAGATGAAGAAGATTAA
- the LOC124916560 gene encoding 14-3-3-like protein C, with product MAFSIERDNLVFKAKLAEQCQRYDDMVDAIKNVGKLGLELTIVERTLLASGYKYLVGSRKASLRILSLKEQKEEAKGNELSIIRIKEYKHKVESELLNICSDLITFIDDYMIHSSTAGESFVFFNKMKGDYYRHLIDFKIGKQDMNEAIAKSLHAFQSATTAAESDLSPINPIRLRLALSFSVFCFSVMKSPERAYFLAKKAYDDAILEVDTLSEESYKNSRLIMKLLRNNLKIWTPEVKEDGEEEHKRLLTTLNQMEINKS from the exons ATGGCTTTCTCAATAGAACGCGATAACCTCGTCTTCAAAGCCAAGCTTGCTGAACAATGCCAGCGCTACGATG ACATGGTGGATGCAATTAAGAACGTCGGGAAGCTAGGTTTAGAATTAACTATTGTGGAGAGGACTTTGCTAGCCTCTGGCTACAAGTATCTGGTTGGATCTCGAAAGGCTTCCTTGCGTATTCTTTCATTGAAGGAACAGAAGGAGGAAGCAAAAGGCAACGAGCTCAGCATCATACGGATCAAGGAATACAAGCACAAAGTAGAATCAGAACTCTTGAACATTTGCAGTGATCTTATAACGTTCATCGATGATTATATGATCCATTCCTCTACCGCTGGCGAATCATTTGTGTTCTTCAATAAGAT GAAAGGTGATTATTACCGCCATTTGATTGATTTTAAGATTGGGAAGCAGGATATGAATGAGGCGATTGCTAAGTCGCTCCATGCATTTCAG TCTGCTACCACAGCAGCAGAGTCTGATCTATCTCCTATTAATCCTATACGATTGAGGCTGGCCTTGAGTTTCTCTGTTTTCTGTTTTAGCGTCATGAAATCTCCCGAAAG AGCATACTTCCTGGCAAAGAAAGCGTATGATGATGCTATTTTGGAGGTGGATACGCTGTCTGAGGAATCTTACAAAAATAGTAGATTAATCATGAAACTCTTGAGAAATAATCTTAAGATATGGACCCCTGAAGTCAAAGAGGATGGAG AAGAAGAGCACAAAAGGCTACTGACAACTCTAAACCAGATGGagataaataaaagttaa
- the LOC124915420 gene encoding uncharacterized protein LOC124915420 isoform X1, with protein sequence MASSVPFLHYSSPRLNLRINDQLPSSSHPSSSSLTFSSPSSNSPSSSSANREKNSRWSFNIFNFAGFNNILKSQPLRAEAMSSTQAIVSSPRGIVDIKDEPDHLLVLVHGILASPSDWIYFEAELKRRLGKRFLIYASSSNTFTKTFTGIDGAGKRLANEVMEVVKKKGSLKRISFLAHSLGGLFARYAIGVLYSPSTTSSTDTEPDLEGALPSRKGMIAGLEPINFITLATPHLGVRGKKQLPFLLGVPILEKLAPLIASFIVGRTGSQLYLTDGKPDKPPLLLRMTSDSEDGDFISALASFRSRVLYANVSYDHMVGWRTSSVRRETELVKPPLRSLDGYKHVVDVEYCPPIPSEGPQFSPEAVKAKAAAQKTPTVEENTVEYHDIMEEEMIHGLQQLGWKKVDISFHSSFWPFFAHNNIHVKNEWLHNAGAGVVAHVADGIKQQEKKQDSSSSPLITANL encoded by the exons ATGGCCTCATCCGTGCCTTTTCTACACTATTCTTCTCCCAGATTGAACCTCAGGATTAACGATCAATTACCCTCATCCTCTCATCCCTCATCTTCATCACTCACCTTCTCCTCCCCTTCATCAAATTCTCCTTCATCTTCATCGGCTAACAGAGAAAAGAATTCCAGGTGGAGCTTCAACATCTTCAATTTTGCTG GGTTTAACAATATCTTGAAATCTCAACCTCTCAGAGCTGAAGCTATGAGTTCCACTCAAGCAATTGTTTCATCACCACGGGGCATTGTTGATATCAAAGATGAACCTGATCATCTTCTTGTCCTTGTTCATGGTATATTGGCCAG TCCAAGTGACTGGATTTATTTTGAAGCAGAATTGAAGAGGCGTCTTGGAAAAAGATTTTTGATATATG CAAGTTCATCAAACACATTCACAAAAACTTTTACAGGCATTGATGGAGCTGGAAAACGACTAGCAAATGAA GTTATGGAAGTAGTGAAAAAGAAGGGGAGCTTAAAAAGAATATCATTTTTGGCTCATTCTCTTGGCGGATTGTTTGCAAGATATGCCATTGGTGTGCTTTACTCACCAAGCACCACCAGTAGCACGGATACTGAACCAGATTTGGAGGGGGCACTTCCATCCAGAAAAGGTATGATTGCTGGATTGGAGCCGATCAATTTTATTACCTTGGCAACTCCTCATCTAGGGGTGAGGGGGAAGAAGCAG CTTCCATTTCTTCTTGGAGTACCTATCCTAGAGAAGCTGGCTCCATTAATAGCTTCCTTCATTGTTGGCCGGACTGGTAGTCAACTGTATCTAACCGATGGTAAACCTGACAAACCACCTCTACTGTTGAGGATGACTTCTGATAGTGAGGATGGAGACTTTAT ATCTGCTCTTGCCTCATTCAGAAGCCGTGTTCTTTATGCTAACGTTTCATATGATC ATATGGTTGGGTGGAGGACATCCTCTGTAAGGAGGGAAACAGAGCTTGTTAAA CCTCCACTTCGATCTTTGGATGGTTACAAGCACGTTGTAGATGTTGAATACTGTCCCCCAATTCCTTCAGAAGGCCCTCAATTTTCTCCTGAAGCAGTTAAGGCGAAAGCAGCGGCACAAAAGACACCAACTGTGGAGGAGAATACAGTTGAATACCATGACATCATGGAAG AGGAAATGATACATGGACTACAACAATTAGGATGGAAGAAGGTTGATATAAGCTTTCACTCATCGTTCTGGCCCTTCTTTGCTCATAACAACATCCAT GTGAAAAATGAATGGCTTCACAATGCCGGAGCAGGAGTGGTTGCGCATGTAGCCGATGGAATTAAGCAGCAAGAAAAAAAACaggattcttcttcttctccactaATCACAGCAAACTTATAG
- the LOC124915420 gene encoding uncharacterized protein LOC124915420 isoform X2, translating into MNLIIFLSLFMVYWPELKRRLGKRFLIYASSSNTFTKTFTGIDGAGKRLANEVMEVVKKKGSLKRISFLAHSLGGLFARYAIGVLYSPSTTSSTDTEPDLEGALPSRKGMIAGLEPINFITLATPHLGVRGKKQLPFLLGVPILEKLAPLIASFIVGRTGSQLYLTDGKPDKPPLLLRMTSDSEDGDFISALASFRSRVLYANVSYDHMVGWRTSSVRRETELVKPPLRSLDGYKHVVDVEYCPPIPSEGPQFSPEAVKAKAAAQKTPTVEENTVEYHDIMEEEMIHGLQQLGWKKVDISFHSSFWPFFAHNNIHVKNEWLHNAGAGVVAHVADGIKQQEKKQDSSSSPLITANL; encoded by the exons ATGAACCTGATCATCTTCTTGTCCTTGTTCATGGTATATTGGCCAG AATTGAAGAGGCGTCTTGGAAAAAGATTTTTGATATATG CAAGTTCATCAAACACATTCACAAAAACTTTTACAGGCATTGATGGAGCTGGAAAACGACTAGCAAATGAA GTTATGGAAGTAGTGAAAAAGAAGGGGAGCTTAAAAAGAATATCATTTTTGGCTCATTCTCTTGGCGGATTGTTTGCAAGATATGCCATTGGTGTGCTTTACTCACCAAGCACCACCAGTAGCACGGATACTGAACCAGATTTGGAGGGGGCACTTCCATCCAGAAAAGGTATGATTGCTGGATTGGAGCCGATCAATTTTATTACCTTGGCAACTCCTCATCTAGGGGTGAGGGGGAAGAAGCAG CTTCCATTTCTTCTTGGAGTACCTATCCTAGAGAAGCTGGCTCCATTAATAGCTTCCTTCATTGTTGGCCGGACTGGTAGTCAACTGTATCTAACCGATGGTAAACCTGACAAACCACCTCTACTGTTGAGGATGACTTCTGATAGTGAGGATGGAGACTTTAT ATCTGCTCTTGCCTCATTCAGAAGCCGTGTTCTTTATGCTAACGTTTCATATGATC ATATGGTTGGGTGGAGGACATCCTCTGTAAGGAGGGAAACAGAGCTTGTTAAA CCTCCACTTCGATCTTTGGATGGTTACAAGCACGTTGTAGATGTTGAATACTGTCCCCCAATTCCTTCAGAAGGCCCTCAATTTTCTCCTGAAGCAGTTAAGGCGAAAGCAGCGGCACAAAAGACACCAACTGTGGAGGAGAATACAGTTGAATACCATGACATCATGGAAG AGGAAATGATACATGGACTACAACAATTAGGATGGAAGAAGGTTGATATAAGCTTTCACTCATCGTTCTGGCCCTTCTTTGCTCATAACAACATCCAT GTGAAAAATGAATGGCTTCACAATGCCGGAGCAGGAGTGGTTGCGCATGTAGCCGATGGAATTAAGCAGCAAGAAAAAAAACaggattcttcttcttctccactaATCACAGCAAACTTATAG
- the LOC124914866 gene encoding transcription factor bHLH30-like — protein MMNMTGSLVGRGHGPNYSPDLGGGSMSVSQSLVLDAEKCELVKSNVVNRDGKKDGLSEEKIMAALKSHSEAERRRRERINAHLSTLRGLVPSNEKMDKAALLAEVISQVKQMKETANEASKGLLIPLDSDEVKITPLKAKGGSLINSFTATLCCNYRPHLLSEVRQALNALHLTVVKAEISTLGTRVKHLFVFTSRNEMMMIDSQSLANSVHQALTMIVDKGSSVSTGYSPRTTTTNMDKKRQRISYIESSSSSS, from the exons ATGATGAACATGACTGGATCTTTAGTTGGACGTGGACATGGACCGAATTATTCTCCTGATTTAGGTGGTGGGTCGATGTCGGTTTCGCAGTCTTTGGTGTTGGATGCTGAAAAATGTGAGCTTGTGAAGTCTAACGTCGTTAATAGAGACGGAAAGAAAGATGGGTTATCTGAGGAGAAGATCATGGCCGCTCTCAAGAGTCACAGCGAGGCTGAACGGAGAAGGAGGGAAAGAATCAATGCTCATCTCTCAACACTTCGTGGTCTTGTTCCTTCCAATGAAAAg ATGGATAAAGCTGCATTACTTGCTGAAGTTATAAGCCAAGTGAAACAAATGAAGGAAACAGCAAATGAAGCAAGCAAGGGTTTACTTATTCCTCTTGATTCAGATGAAGTAAAGATCACACCTTTAAAGGCTAAAGGAGGATCATTAATTAACTCTTTCACAGCCACACTTTGCTGCAATTACAGACCTCATCTTTTATCAGAAGTTAGACAAGCACTTAATGCACTTCATCTGACCGTGGTCAAGGCTGAAATCTCAACCTTAGGTACCCGAGTTAAGCACTTGTTTGTCTTCACAAGCAGGaatgagatgatgatgattgatAGCCAAAGTTTGGCAAATTCTGTGCACCAGGCTCTCACCATGATCGTGGATAAAGGTTCTTCTGTCTCTACTGGTTACTCGCctagaacaacaacaacaaatatGGATAAGAAGAGGCAAAGAATCTCCTACATTGAATCTTCCAGCTCGTCCTCTTGA